The Hippocampus zosterae strain Florida chromosome 20, ASM2543408v3, whole genome shotgun sequence genome contains a region encoding:
- the LOC127593132 gene encoding dermatan-sulfate epimerase-like protein, translating to MALNWAYLLLPLWAVGAAFSGVLNTTDKDIFSDDLLQIQLAGDRMAEQQVAFSHPGLYFGPGDVQQLRQRSSGSHSHIFKVIRAAALTMLSNAPSFLPPAKHEEFTSKWNEIYGNNLPPLALYCLLCPEDSAALQFLIKFMDRMAEYPNWKVTSAPHDEVPMAHSLTGFATAYDFIYAYLDVRRRDVYLNKIRSQTAALYDFSKYRGWGRQYLHNHQTTNVVALLTGAIVVGSHDDPESMLWKQVAVNYMEKTMFLLNHVVDGTLDEGVAYGSYTAKSITQYVFLALRHFSIDNTLNNWLRAHFWFYYATLLPGFQRSVGIADSNYNWFYGPESQLVFLDSFVLRNGTGNWLAQQIRKHRPKDGPMGQSLAQRWATLHTEYIWYDARLASQPPLGFGKASMHIFSNWGVVTYGAGLPSGQGNTFVSFKSGKLGGRAVYDIVHEKPYSWVHGWNSFNPGHEHPDQNSFTFAPNGQVFVSEALYGPKLSYLNNVLVFGPSPTSQCNAPWEGQLGECVKWLRWNDEGVGDTSGEVIVASSHGDTMFTSGEAVSAYSSSMRLQSVYRALVLLNSQTLLVLDHVEKASGSPVRSLSAFFHNLDIDFKYVPFRFMDRYNGAMMDVWDAHYKMFWFDSKGHSPEGHILEAEQAAEFKKRWTQYVNVTFPITDAVSRTAYVFHGPYVKVSSCKFIDSSKNGVRLSLMINNTETIVSIATNYKDIGAREAYLGYGGHCKVEDRHQITRFGSGTQVVPKKTSSDNQLFDLVFTLNVMAGVILCAAAAFLVMLRKFYDVCFRLRRLMPYALLTVLFLWIAGLLFVSNSCDRLLCGVKWKSESDLLGRLHEQRQLPLPTILIATLPGSGAELLKHLFYNSSDFVYVRVPTEHLDIPETEFEFDSLVDACEWSWSDAKQGRFKMIQGWLHSLVYNTKLHLQNIQLAEENWAPLPARSASGPDSKKRSRRREPSAELKGKLRASTDRDVEYIRELRRHMVEYPNSRVVLNMRSGSWALKLPFIREVVGSSLKSLYVVRDPRAWIYLMLYNSEPSLYSLKNIPQHLSLIFKEDAMKDGCPSVAPEFNTLRGLIARKESDPVLILSHLWLAHTAAVVRVSQSLPEDSYLQVRFEDVVNSPQETAEGIHTFLGLPLSPAALNQLAFTTSTNLYSLQYEGDISPTNIATWQQKMPRRDVRSVEDICGGLMKRLGYGRLPS from the coding sequence ATGGCACTTAACTGGGCTTACCTTCTACTCCCACTCTGGGCAGTAGGAGCAGCCTTCTCGGGGGTCCTCAACACCActgacaaagacattttttcggACGACTTGCTGCAGATCCAGTTGGCCGGGGACCGAATGGCTGAGCAGCAGGTGGCGTTCTCCCACCCGGGTCTATATTTTGGCCCAGGAGACGTACAGCAATTGAGGCAAAGGTCCTCCGGCAGCCACAGTCATATATTTAAAGTCATCCGGGCGGCCGCGCTCACCATGCTGTCCAACGCTCCGTCTTTCCTTCCACCTGCCAAGCATGAGGAGTTTACAAGCAAGTGGAACGAGATTTAcgggaacaacctacctccccTGGCGCTGTACTGCCTGCTGTGCCCCGAGGATTCAGCCGCCTTGCAATTCCTCATCAAGTTTATGGACAGGATGGCCGAGTACCCAAACTGGAAGGTAACCAGCGCGCCCCACGACGAGGTCCCAATGGCACACTCCCTCACTGGGTTCGCCACGGCCTATGACTTTATTTATGCCTACCTGGACGTACGGCGGAGAGACGTTTACCTCAACAAGATCCGCTCGCAAACGGCGGCACTTTATGACTTCTCCAAGTACAGGGGCTGGGGCCGGCAGTATCTCCACAATCACCAGACCACCAACGTAGTGGCCCTTCTGACCGGGGCCATCGTGGTGGGGTCTCACGACGACCCGGAGTCTATGCTTTGGAAACAAGTGGCGGTTAACTACATGGAGAAAACCATGTTCCTGCTCAACCACGTGGTGGACGGCACGCTCGATGAGGGGGTGGCGTACGGGAGCTACACGGCCAAGTCCATCACGCAGTACGTCTTCTTGGCCCTGCGGCACTTTAGCATCGACAACACGCTGAACAACTGGCTGAGGGCGCACTTTTGGTTCTACTACGCCACCCTCCTGCCTGGCTTCCAGAGGTCAGTGGGCATCGCAGACTCCAACTACAACTGGTTCTACGGGCCGGAGAGTCAGCTGGTGTTCCTTGACTCCTTTGTCCTGAGGAACGGCACGGGGAACTGGCTGGCTCAGCAGATCCGTAAGCATCGACCCAAGGACGGCCCCATGGGACAGTCGTTGGCTCAGCGCTGGGCCACGCTGCACACCGAGTACATCTGGTATGATGCGCGTCTGGCCTCGCAGCCTCCCCTCGGCTTTGGCAAAGCCAGCATGCACATTTTCTCCAACTGGGGCGTCGTGACCTACGGTGCCGGGCTGCCCAGCGGCCAGGGAAACACTTTTGTTTCCTTCAAGTCCGGCAAGCTGGGTGGCCGCGCGGTTTACGACATAGTCCATGAGAAACCGTACTCGTGGGTGCACGGTTGGAATAGTTTTAACCCGGGTCACGAGCACCCAGACCAGAATTCTTTTACCTTTGCTCCTAACGGGCAAGTGTTTGTGTCGGAAGCACTTTATGGACCAAAGTTGAGCTACCTTAACAACGTGCTGGTCTTCGGTCCCTCACCTACGAGTCAGTGTAATGCTCCATGGGAGGGTCAGCTCGGCGAGTGCGTCAAGTGGCTGCGCTGGAACGATGAGGGGGTTGGCGACACCAGCGGCGAGGTGATTGTAGCATCGTCGCACGGGGACACCATGTTCACCAGTGGGGAAGCGGTGTCGGCGTACTCCTCCTCCATGAGGCTGCAGAGCGTATACAGAGCGCTGGTCTTGCTCAATTCCCAAACGCTTCTGGTGCTCGATCATGTGGAGAAAGCGTCTGGCTCGCCGGTGAGGTCGCTCAGCGCTTTCTTCCACAACTTGGACATCGACTTTAAATACGTTCCGTTCAGGTTCATGGACCGCTACAACGGCGCCATGATGGATGTGTGGGACGCGCAttataaaatgttttggtttgacAGCAAGGGGCATAGTCCCGAAGGCCACATACTAGAGGCGGAACaggcggccgagtttaaaaagcGCTGGACGCAATATGTTAATGTAACTTTCCCGATAACAGATGCTGTTAGCAGGACAGCGTATGTGTTCCATGGGCCGTATGTCAAAGTGTCCAGCTGTAAATTTATAGATAGCAGCAAAAATGGCGTGAGACTCTCGTTGATGATTAATAACACCGAGACGATAGTGTCCATAGCGACAAATTACAAAGACATTGGGGCGAGGGAGGCATATTTAGGGTACGGTGGCCACTGTAAGGTGGAAGACCGACATCAAATCACTCGATTCGGGTCGGGGACACAGGTGGTCCCCAAAAAGACGAGCAGTGACAATCAACTCTTTGACTTGGTCTTCACGCTCAACGTGATGGCAGGTGTGATTCTCTGTGCTGCCGCCGCTTTCCTTGTCATGTTGAGGAAGTTTTACGATGTGTGCTTCAGGCTGCGGCGGCTAATGCCCTATGCTCTGCTCACTGTCCTCTTCCTGTGGATCGCCGGCCTGCTCTTTGTGTCCAACAGCTGTGATCGGCTCCTTTGCGGGGTAAAGTGGAAAAGCGAATCTGACTTGCTGGGCCGGCTGCACGAGCAGCGTCAGCTCCCCCTGCCCACCATCCTCATTGCGACCCTGCCCGGCTCGGGGGCGGAGCTCCTCAAGCACCTTTTCTACAACAGCTCGGACTTTGTTTACGTCAGAGTGCCCACCGAGCACTTGGACATCCCAGAGACAGAGTTTGAGTTTGACTCTCTAGTGGATGCTTGTGAGTGGTCCTGGTCTGATGCCAAGCAGGGACGCTTCAAGATGATCCAGGGCTGGCTCCACTCACTGGTCTACAACACCAAGCTGCACCTGCAGAACATTCAGCTAGCAGAAGAAAACTGGGCCCCGCTGCCCGCACGCAGTGCCTCCGGTCCGGACTCAAAGAAACGGTCCAGGCGGAGGGAACCGTCGGCGGAACTGAAAGGCAAGCTACGAGCCAGCACGGACAGAGATGTGGAGTACATCCGGGAGCTGAGGCGTCACATGGTTGAGTACCCAAACAGCCGTGTTGTTCTGAACATGCGAAGCGGGAGTTGGGCGCTGAAGCTCCCTTTCATCCGGGAGGTTGTGGGGTCTTCCCTAAAAAGCCTCTATGTGGTGAGAGACCCTCGAGCATGGATTTATCTCATGTTGTACAACAGTGAGCCCAGTCTGTACTCCCTGAAGAACATCCCTCAACACCTTTCCTTGATATTCAAGGAGGACGCCATGAAGGATGGCTGCCCGAGCGTAGCGCCCGAGTTCAACACTCTCAGAGGACTTATTGCCCGTAAGGAGAGTGACCCGGTCTTGATACTATCCCACCTGTGGCTCGCCCACACAGCTGCTGTGGTCCGGGTGAGCCAGAGCCTCCCAGAGGACTCCTACCTCCAAGTACGCTTTGAGGACGTTGTCAACTCCCCACAGGAGACAGCGGAGGGGATCCACACCTTCCTGGGACTGCCGTTGTCTCCCGCCGCCCTCAATCAGCTGGCTTTCACGACATCCACCAACCTGTACAGTCTGCAGTACGAGGGTGACATCTCCCCGACCAACATCGCCACGTGGCAACAGAAAATGCCGCGGCGGGATGTGAGGTCGGTGGAGGATATCTGCGGGGGTTTAATGAAGAGGCTGGGCTACGGCCGCTTGCCCAGCTAA